One genomic region from Burkholderia latens encodes:
- a CDS encoding LysR substrate-binding domain-containing protein, whose translation MTLTELKYIVAVARERHFGRAAEACFVSQPTLSVAIKKLEDELNVQIFERGASEVSVTPIGDQIVTQAQRVLEQTFAIKEIAKQGKDPLVGPFRLGVIYTIGPYLLPTLVKQMIQRVPQMPLMLQENYTLKLLELLKQGEIDAAIMALPFPETGLMVRPLYDEPFVVALPAGHPWEKRDEIDAEDLKQETMLLLGNGHCFRDHVLGVCPELMRFSQTADGIQKTFEGSSLETIRHMVASGVGITVLPRMSVAEVGPRANGPDAELLSYVPFHEPVPDRRVVLVWRKSFTRMPAIDAISEAIAACELPGVTKLDMPTTMN comes from the coding sequence ATGACCCTGACTGAACTGAAATACATCGTCGCGGTGGCGCGCGAGCGGCATTTCGGCCGCGCGGCCGAAGCATGCTTCGTGAGCCAGCCGACGTTGTCGGTGGCGATCAAGAAGCTGGAAGACGAGCTCAACGTGCAGATTTTCGAGCGCGGCGCGAGCGAAGTGAGCGTGACGCCGATCGGCGACCAGATCGTCACGCAGGCGCAGCGTGTGCTCGAGCAGACGTTTGCGATCAAGGAGATTGCGAAGCAGGGCAAGGACCCGCTCGTCGGCCCGTTCCGTCTCGGCGTGATCTACACGATCGGCCCCTACCTGCTGCCGACGCTCGTCAAGCAGATGATCCAGCGCGTGCCGCAGATGCCGCTGATGCTGCAGGAGAACTACACGCTGAAGCTGCTCGAGCTGCTGAAGCAGGGCGAGATCGACGCCGCGATCATGGCGCTCCCGTTCCCCGAAACCGGCCTGATGGTGCGGCCGCTGTACGACGAGCCGTTCGTCGTCGCGCTGCCGGCTGGCCACCCGTGGGAGAAGCGCGACGAGATCGACGCCGAGGACCTGAAGCAGGAGACGATGCTGCTGCTCGGCAACGGCCACTGCTTCCGCGATCACGTGCTCGGCGTGTGCCCGGAACTGATGCGCTTCTCGCAGACGGCCGACGGCATCCAGAAGACCTTCGAAGGATCGTCGCTCGAAACGATTCGGCATATGGTCGCGAGCGGTGTCGGCATCACGGTGCTGCCGCGCATGTCGGTCGCCGAGGTCGGCCCGCGCGCCAACGGCCCGGACGCCGAGCTGCTGTCGTACGTGCCGTTTCACGAACCGGTGCCCGACCGCCGCGTCGTGCTGGTATGGCGCAAGAGCTTTACGCGGATGCCCGCCATCGACGCGATCAGCGAGGCGATCGCCGCGTGCGAGCTGCCCGGCGTCACGAAGCTCGACATGCCGACCACGATGAATTGA
- the katG gene encoding catalase/peroxidase HPI produces the protein MSTEAKCPFHHTAAGGTSNKDWWPNQLDLNILHRHSALSDPMDPDFDYAEAFNKLDLAAVKRDLHALMTTSQDWWPADFGHYGGLFVRMAWHSAGTYRIADGRGGAGGGQQRFAPLNSWPDNGNLDKARRLLWPIKQKYGRSISWADLMILTGNVALESMGFKTFGYAGGRADTWEPDDVYWGSEKIWLELSGGPNSRYSGDRELENPLAAVQMGLIYVNPEGPDGNPDPVAAARDIRETFARMAMNDEETVALIAGGHTFGKTHGAGPASSVGPEPEAAGIEQQGLGWKSTYASGKGRDAITSGLEVTWTSTPTKWSNDFFKHLFSYEWELTKSPAGAHQWVAKDADAVIPDAFDPSKKHRPTMLTTDLSLRFDPAYEKISRRFYENPAEFADAFARAWFKLTHRDMGPRARYLGPEVPAEELLWQDPIPAVDHQLIDDADVAALKAKILATGLSVSQLVSTAWASASTFRGSDKRGGANGARIRLAPQKDWEVNQPAALAAVLEALEGVQKAFNDAQTGGKKVSLADLIVLAGAAAVEQAAKNAGVAVTVPFAPGRMDASQEQTDVDAMAVLEPVADGFRNYLKAAYKTPAEALLVDKAQLLTLTAPEMTVLVGGLRVLGANVGGSKHGVFTDRPGTLSNDFFANLLDMRTEWKPVSAANDVFEGRDRTTGEVKWTGTRVDLIFGSHSQLRALAEVYGSADANEKFVRDFVAAWNKVMNLDRFDLA, from the coding sequence ATGTCGACCGAAGCGAAATGTCCGTTCCACCACACGGCGGCCGGCGGCACGTCGAACAAGGACTGGTGGCCGAATCAGCTGGACCTCAACATCCTGCACCGCCACTCGGCGCTGTCCGATCCGATGGATCCGGATTTCGACTACGCGGAAGCGTTCAACAAGCTCGACCTCGCGGCGGTGAAGCGCGACCTGCACGCGTTGATGACCACGTCGCAGGATTGGTGGCCGGCCGATTTCGGCCATTACGGCGGCCTGTTCGTGCGGATGGCATGGCACAGCGCCGGCACGTACCGGATCGCCGACGGCCGCGGCGGCGCGGGCGGCGGGCAGCAGCGCTTCGCGCCGCTGAACAGCTGGCCCGACAACGGTAACCTCGACAAGGCGCGCCGGCTGCTGTGGCCGATCAAGCAAAAGTACGGCCGCAGCATTTCGTGGGCCGACCTGATGATCCTGACCGGCAACGTCGCGCTCGAATCGATGGGCTTCAAGACCTTCGGCTACGCGGGCGGCCGTGCCGACACGTGGGAGCCGGACGACGTCTACTGGGGCTCGGAAAAGATCTGGCTGGAATTGAGCGGCGGCCCGAACAGCCGCTATTCGGGCGACCGCGAGCTCGAGAATCCGCTCGCGGCCGTGCAGATGGGCCTGATCTACGTGAACCCTGAAGGTCCGGACGGCAACCCCGACCCGGTTGCGGCCGCGCGTGACATCCGCGAGACGTTCGCGCGGATGGCGATGAACGACGAAGAGACGGTCGCGCTGATCGCGGGCGGCCACACGTTCGGCAAGACGCACGGCGCGGGCCCTGCGTCGAGCGTCGGTCCGGAGCCGGAAGCAGCGGGCATCGAACAGCAAGGCCTCGGCTGGAAGAGCACGTACGCATCGGGCAAGGGCCGCGACGCGATCACGAGCGGCCTCGAAGTCACGTGGACGTCGACGCCGACGAAGTGGAGCAACGACTTCTTCAAGCACCTGTTCAGCTACGAGTGGGAGTTGACGAAGAGCCCGGCCGGCGCGCACCAGTGGGTCGCGAAGGATGCCGATGCGGTGATTCCGGATGCGTTCGATCCGTCGAAGAAGCACCGTCCGACGATGCTGACGACCGACCTGTCGCTGCGTTTCGATCCGGCCTACGAGAAGATCTCGCGCCGCTTCTACGAGAATCCCGCCGAATTCGCCGACGCGTTCGCGCGCGCATGGTTCAAGCTCACGCACCGCGACATGGGGCCGCGTGCACGCTATCTCGGCCCGGAAGTGCCGGCTGAAGAACTGCTGTGGCAGGACCCGATTCCGGCCGTCGACCACCAGTTGATCGACGACGCGGATGTCGCTGCGCTGAAGGCGAAGATCCTTGCGACGGGGCTGAGCGTGTCGCAGCTCGTGTCGACCGCATGGGCGTCCGCATCGACGTTCCGCGGTTCGGACAAGCGCGGCGGCGCGAACGGCGCGCGTATCCGCCTCGCACCGCAGAAGGACTGGGAAGTGAACCAGCCGGCGGCGCTCGCGGCGGTACTCGAGGCGCTCGAAGGCGTGCAAAAGGCGTTCAACGACGCGCAGACGGGCGGCAAGAAGGTATCGCTGGCCGACCTGATCGTGCTGGCCGGCGCGGCAGCCGTCGAGCAGGCCGCGAAGAACGCGGGTGTCGCGGTCACCGTGCCGTTCGCGCCGGGCCGGATGGATGCGTCGCAGGAGCAGACCGACGTCGACGCGATGGCCGTGCTCGAGCCGGTGGCCGACGGCTTCCGCAACTACCTGAAGGCCGCGTACAAGACGCCGGCCGAGGCGCTGCTGGTCGACAAGGCTCAGTTGCTGACGCTGACGGCGCCCGAGATGACCGTACTGGTCGGCGGCCTGCGTGTGCTCGGCGCGAACGTCGGCGGCTCGAAGCACGGGGTGTTCACCGATCGTCCGGGCACGCTGTCGAACGACTTCTTCGCGAACCTGCTCGACATGCGCACGGAGTGGAAGCCCGTGTCGGCCGCGAACGACGTGTTCGAAGGGCGCGACCGCACGACGGGCGAGGTCAAGTGGACCGGCACGCGGGTCGACCTGATCTTCGGCTCGCACTCGCAACTGCGTGCGTTGGCCGAGGTGTACGGCAGCGCGGATGCGAACGAGAAGTTCGTGCGCGATTTCGTCGCGGCCTGGAACAAGGTGATGAACCTCGACCGCTTCGACCTCGCGTGA
- the dpsA gene encoding non-specific DNA-binding protein DpsA, translated as MAKKGNATQINIGISDKDRKKIADGLSRLLADTFSLYLKTHNFHWNVTGPMFNTLHLMFEEQYNELWLAVDSVAERIRTLGVVAPGTFADFAKLSSVPEANGVPAAEEMIRQLVEGHETVVRTAREIFPIADAASDEPTADLLTQRLQTHEKTAWMLRSLLA; from the coding sequence ATGGCCAAGAAAGGCAACGCCACGCAGATCAACATCGGCATTAGCGACAAGGACCGCAAGAAGATCGCGGACGGCCTGTCGCGCCTGCTCGCCGATACGTTTTCGCTGTACCTGAAGACCCACAACTTCCACTGGAACGTCACGGGTCCGATGTTCAATACGCTGCACCTGATGTTCGAAGAGCAGTACAACGAACTGTGGCTCGCGGTCGACTCGGTCGCCGAGCGCATCCGCACGCTCGGCGTCGTCGCGCCGGGCACGTTCGCGGATTTCGCGAAGCTGTCGTCGGTGCCGGAGGCCAACGGCGTGCCGGCGGCCGAAGAAATGATCCGCCAGCTCGTCGAAGGGCACGAGACGGTCGTGCGCACCGCGCGCGAAATCTTCCCGATCGCCGATGCGGCGAGCGACGAGCCGACCGCCGACCTGCTGACGCAGCGCCTGCAGACGCACGAAAAGACCGCATGGATGCTGCGGTCGCTGCTCGCGTAA
- the ubiA gene encoding 4-hydroxybenzoate octaprenyltransferase, producing MLARFPLYLRLVRMDKPIGSLLLLWPTLNALWIASDGHPRWPLLVIFVLGTLLMRSAGCAMNDYADRDFDRHVKRTADRPLTSGKIHAWEAVAIAVVLSFIAFLLILPLNTLTKELSVVALFVAGSYPFMKRFFAIPQAYLGIAFGFGIPMAFAAVLDTVPVLAWVMLVANIFWSVAYDTEYAMVDRDDDIKIGIRTSALTFGRFDVAAVMLCYAMTLGIYVWIGVTLGFGVAYWAGWATAAGCALYHYTLIKDRERMPCFAAFRHNNWLGGALFAGIAAHYLLAGAAGS from the coding sequence ATGCTTGCCCGCTTTCCCCTGTATCTGCGGCTCGTCCGGATGGACAAGCCGATCGGCAGCCTGCTGCTGTTGTGGCCGACGCTCAACGCGCTGTGGATCGCGTCCGACGGCCATCCGCGCTGGCCGCTACTCGTAATCTTCGTGCTGGGCACGCTGCTGATGCGCTCGGCCGGCTGCGCGATGAACGACTACGCCGACCGCGATTTCGACCGTCACGTGAAGCGCACGGCCGACCGGCCGCTGACGTCTGGGAAGATCCACGCATGGGAAGCGGTCGCGATCGCGGTGGTGCTGTCGTTCATCGCGTTCCTGCTGATCCTGCCGCTCAATACGCTGACGAAGGAGCTGTCGGTCGTCGCGCTGTTCGTCGCGGGCTCGTATCCGTTCATGAAGCGTTTCTTCGCGATTCCGCAGGCGTATCTCGGCATCGCCTTCGGCTTCGGCATTCCAATGGCATTCGCGGCCGTGCTGGACACGGTGCCGGTGCTCGCGTGGGTGATGCTGGTCGCGAACATCTTCTGGTCGGTTGCGTACGACACCGAATATGCGATGGTCGATCGCGACGACGACATCAAGATCGGCATTCGCACGTCCGCGCTGACGTTCGGCCGCTTCGACGTGGCGGCCGTCATGCTGTGCTACGCGATGACGCTCGGCATCTACGTATGGATCGGCGTGACGCTCGGCTTTGGCGTCGCGTACTGGGCAGGGTGGGCGACGGCGGCTGGCTGCGCGCTGTATCACTACACGCTGATCAAGGACCGCGAGCGGATGCCGTGCTTCGCGGCGTTCCGGCACAACAACTGGCTCGGCGGTGCACTGTTCGCGGGGATTGCGGCGCATTACCTGCTGGCGGGGGCCGCCGGCAGCTGA
- the proC gene encoding pyrroline-5-carboxylate reductase, whose amino-acid sequence MKIAFIGGGNMAAALIGGLVKRGVAADGLYAIDVNDDVRARAAQQFGIRTGAAVDATLADYDAIVLAVKPQVLKDVAQALAPHLKSQLVISIAAGIRGTDLARWLGDYARVVRTMPNTPALVGMGVTGLAALPGVDAAGRELASNVLGAVGEIVWFDDEAQLDAVTAISGSGPAYVFYFIEALQEAARRLGMNDEQGRALAVATFAGAAQLAAQSGEPASVLRERVTSKGGTTAAALASFDAQGVKEAIVRGALAAEARAKEMGDELGRA is encoded by the coding sequence ATGAAAATCGCATTCATCGGCGGCGGCAACATGGCCGCAGCCCTCATCGGCGGCCTCGTCAAGCGTGGGGTCGCCGCTGACGGCCTGTACGCGATCGACGTCAACGACGACGTCCGCGCGCGCGCCGCACAACAATTCGGCATTCGCACCGGCGCGGCCGTCGACGCAACGCTCGCCGACTACGACGCAATCGTGCTCGCGGTGAAGCCGCAGGTGCTGAAGGACGTCGCGCAGGCGCTTGCGCCGCATCTGAAATCGCAACTCGTGATCAGCATCGCGGCCGGCATCCGCGGCACCGACCTCGCACGCTGGCTCGGTGACTACGCGCGCGTCGTGCGCACGATGCCGAACACGCCGGCGCTCGTCGGGATGGGCGTGACGGGCCTCGCCGCGCTGCCGGGCGTCGATGCGGCCGGCCGCGAACTCGCATCGAACGTGCTCGGCGCGGTCGGTGAAATCGTCTGGTTCGACGATGAGGCACAGCTCGATGCGGTCACCGCAATTTCGGGCAGCGGCCCCGCATACGTGTTCTATTTCATCGAAGCGCTGCAGGAAGCCGCGCGCCGCCTCGGGATGAACGACGAGCAAGGCCGCGCGCTCGCGGTCGCGACGTTCGCGGGCGCCGCGCAGCTCGCCGCGCAATCCGGCGAACCGGCAAGCGTGCTGCGCGAGCGCGTGACGTCGAAGGGCGGCACGACGGCCGCGGCGCTTGCGTCGTTCGACGCGCAGGGCGTGAAGGAAGCGATCGTGCGCGGCGCGCTCGCGGCCGAAGCGCGGGCGAAGGAAATGGGCGACGAACTCGGCCGCGCGTAA
- a CDS encoding YggS family pyridoxal phosphate-dependent enzyme, whose protein sequence is MSDFVTRLDSVHRRIADAARAAGRDPATVSLLAVSKTFPADDVRAAHAAGQRAFGENYVQESVDKIDALADLRAELEWHFIGPLQSNKTRAVAERFDWVHSVDRLKIAQRLSEQRPAHLPPLNVCVQVNISGEASKSGVAPADVAAVARAVAELPALRLRGLMAIPEPADGLDAQRAPHRALRALFDALRAEGLPLDTLSMGMSADLEAAVLEGATIVRVGTAIFGARDYSH, encoded by the coding sequence ATGTCCGATTTCGTCACCCGTCTCGACTCCGTCCACCGCCGCATCGCCGACGCCGCCCGCGCGGCCGGCCGCGACCCTGCCACCGTCTCGCTGCTCGCCGTATCAAAGACGTTTCCCGCCGACGACGTGCGCGCCGCGCATGCGGCCGGACAACGCGCATTCGGCGAAAACTACGTGCAGGAGTCGGTCGACAAGATCGATGCGCTCGCCGATCTGCGCGCCGAGCTCGAATGGCATTTCATCGGGCCGCTGCAATCGAACAAGACGCGCGCGGTCGCCGAGCGGTTCGACTGGGTCCATTCGGTCGACCGGCTGAAGATCGCGCAGCGCCTGTCGGAACAACGCCCCGCGCACCTGCCGCCGCTGAATGTGTGCGTGCAGGTGAACATCAGCGGCGAGGCCTCGAAGAGCGGGGTCGCGCCGGCCGACGTGGCGGCGGTCGCGCGCGCAGTCGCCGAGCTGCCGGCGCTGCGCCTGCGCGGGCTGATGGCCATTCCCGAACCGGCCGACGGTCTCGACGCGCAGCGCGCGCCGCATCGCGCACTGCGTGCGCTGTTCGACGCATTGCGCGCCGAAGGACTGCCGCTCGACACGTTGTCGATGGGCATGTCCGCCGATCTGGAAGCCGCAGTGCTCGAAGGCGCGACGATCGTGCGCGTCGGCACCGCGATCTTCGGCGCACGCGACTATTCGCACTGA